Part of the Bacillus sp. THAF10 genome is shown below.
CACTCGCAAAGCCTGACGCAGCAATCATCACAAATCCAATGTATGCCATCATTTTCATACCAGAGGTGAGAATCACATCCGTTTCGTTAAACTTCATTGCTCCACCAAGATATAGAATAACGATTCCCACAAGGGAGCCATAAATCATTCCTTGCACACCAACTACTTCTGTAAGGTAAACTTGAGTTACTAAAGAAATGACAACTGCTAGAAGAGCAAATAATAGCGATTTTTTCGTATAGGCTGCAGATTCTTGTTCAGAAATATCTTTTTGTTTATACACTCTTGGTTTTCGGTAGCTAAAGAACACGGCAATCAATAATCCAACTACCATCCCCCCAACTGGAATCACCATGGCAGTTGGGATAGAGGATAAGCTTATATCTAGACCACTTTCCCCCATATTTGTTTTTAATATATCATGAAAAATCCCGCCAAATCCAACCGGTAAAAGAATGTAAGGTGCTGTTAAACCAAAGGTAATAATTGTAGAGGTTAATCTCCTATCAATTCCAAGTTCATTAAGAATCTTTAATAATGGTGGAATTAGGATAGGGATAAATGCAATATGCACGGGAATTACGTTTTGTGACATAATAGACACCGCTAATAGAATCAACAAAATCAATACTTTGGATAGTGATTTTTTACGTGTTTCTTCTTTCGTACCGACAAATTTTATTGCTCCCTCCACTAGAGCATCTG
Proteins encoded:
- a CDS encoding Na+/H+ antiporter family protein, producing the protein MNAVIIAVLVMLVLSLLRINVVLALVTGAFIGGMVGGLGLETTINTFTDGLGGNAAVALSYALLGAFAVGLSKTGLPDALVEGAIKFVGTKEETRKKSLSKVLILLILLAVSIMSQNVIPVHIAFIPILIPPLLKILNELGIDRRLTSTIITFGLTAPYILLPVGFGGIFHDILKTNMGESGLDISLSSIPTAMVIPVGGMVVGLLIAVFFSYRKPRVYKQKDISEQESAAYTKKSLLFALLAVVISLVTQVYLTEVVGVQGMIYGSLVGIVILYLGGAMKFNETDVILTSGMKMMAYIGFVMIAASGFASVLRETGQIETLVSSAADWIGTNQLLAAFTMLLIGLFITMGIGSSFSTIPIIAAIFVPLCAELGFSAMATIAIVGTAAALGDAGSPASDSTLGPTSGLNADGQHNHIWDTCVPTFIHYNIPLIIFGCIAAMIL